TGGAGTCATAATAAGTTATATTTTTTCCTCTGCGGTAATGCTTTTGTTTTCGCTTTCAAAAACAAATCAGGTTTATTCAGCTTTTATGTGGCTTATGGGAAATATTTCCATGTTTGACGAAAGAATTCTGCCGTTTGTAATAATCGTTGTTTTGGCAGGAACTGTGATTTTATGTTTAACTGGAAATATCATCAATGTCTTGACTCTGGGAGGGCAAAAAGCGAACACGCTTGGGATAGATACGGAAAAAATGATAAAAATTATTTTTCTTTTAACTTCGCTGATTACGGCTTCATGCGTTTCTTGCTGTGGAATAATAGGGTTTGTGGGACTTATGATGCCGCATATTATGCGAAAAATAGTCGGGGGAAATCATTCTTTGTTAATTCCAGCGTCTGCACTTGCAGGCTGCATATTTTTGCCGTTGTGCGATACTTTAAGCAGAACGCTTCTATCGCCCGTAGAAATTCCAGTAGGAGTAATAACGAGCATTGCCGGTGGAATATTTTTCATATTTTTAATGATAAGACGCACAAGGAATGCTTTATGATAGAAATAAAAAATATTACCGCCGGATATTCGTCAAAAAAAATCTTGAAAAACATAAACTGCATCGTTGAAAAAGGTTCTTTCAGCGGAATCATAGGCAGAAATGGCGCGGGAAAAAGCACATTGCTTAAAGTTTTATGCGGGCAACTCAAACCTTTTTACGGAGAAGTTTTTTTAAACGGAAAGGACGTTTATTCAATCTCTAAAAAAGTTTTATCAAAAGCAATTTCTTTTATGCCACAAAGTGTTGACATGAATTTTCCATTTACTGTTAAAGAATTTGTGATGTTTGGCAGGTATCCTTATATGAATATATTTAAAATTCCTTCGCAAAAAGATTATGCCGTAGTGAACAAAGTTTTAAAATTTACAAATATTGAAACATTTTCTGAGAGATATGTCGATGAGCTTTCGGGTGGCGAAAAGCAAAAAGTTTTAATAGCACAGACAATAGTTCAAGAGACGGACATTATGGTTTTTGACGAGCCAGCCTCTCATCTTGATATGGGAAACCAAGCCGATATTCTGTGCCTTTTAAAAATGCTGAACAAAAAATACGGAAAAACTATAGTCATTACTCTGCACGATCTCAATGCTGCGGGAGAATTCTGCGATAATCTGATTCTTATGGAAGATGGAAACATAAGAAACAGCGGCACGGTGCAAAAAGTGCTGAACTATAAAGACATTGAAGAAGTATATAAAACTACGGTTGTAGTTAAAACGAATCCGATGTCCGGTAAACCTTATGTTATACCGGTAAGTAAAAATGAACAATAAAAATACAGATAACATATTTTGTTATCTTCGGCAATGACGGGGGAATCACGTGGAAATCGTGAACAGTCCGGCTGCTGTAAGGTGCGCAGATAAAGCGTAACTGAGTCAGAATGCCCGCCATTGACTTTATATCCCCAGGAGGATACCATGATTTTTTATTATCAAAGACAATAAAGCCTATCTTATTTCATGTCGTAAATCAAAAATAAATTATAAAAACGGCGTTATGGCCAAGGAAATTTATATGAAAAGAATTTTGTTGGTATTATTGTCTTTAGTTTTTGTTTCAAATGCGGTGCTGGCTCAAGAAGAAATATTTTTAACACTTACAAAAACTCCCACAAATTTAGCAGAACTCCCGACAAATGTTACAGTTATTACGCATGAAGAAATCGAAAGCAAACACGTGGAAACTCTGGGAGAATTGTTAGCTCAGGAGATGGGAGTGTTTTATAAGACAAACGGAACCGCAGGAGATATGCCCACCATTTTTATGCGCGGTGCAGCAAATTCCGCTAGAACACTTGTTTTAATAGATGGACGCAGGGTTAATGACGGCAGCAGCGGAGCTGCAAATTTTACTGCAATTTCTACTTTGATGATAGAGAGAATTGAGATAATAAGAGGGGCAGGTTCAGCGGTTTATGGTACGGGTGCTTTCGGAGGAGTAATCAATATAATTACAAAAACGGCAAAAGCCAAATCTCCCGATGCCAACGTTGGTTTTTCTTACGGTTCGGACAAAACTTTGAATCCTTATACTGCGGTTCAGTATTACAATGATAAGGCGGCCGTTTTGTTGGCGGGCTCGGCATACCAAACAGAAGGTTACAGAAAAAATTCGGATTATAAAGGGACAAATCTTTTGTTTAACGGCGCGTTAAATTTAACTGATAAACAGTCAATATCTTTGTCAGCAAACAGTTATGATTCTGATTTTGGCTATCCAGGCTCTACAATATGGTTGGATCCTGGCCGGCGCAAAGATCATAATGAATATATTAAAGCGGATTATAATTTAAATTTCGATGATAAAAAACTCAGATTGTCAATATATCATTCTGATAGTTCAAGTTATAATGATAGTACAAATCTTCAAGATTACGGTCTTGGTTTAATAGATTATGGAGATCACTCAAAAACATTTAATAAAACTGAAGGTGTACAGGCAGATTTTATATGGAATTCTTTTTTATTTGGAGCGGAGTCTGTAAATGAATTATATAATACACAGAATACAATTGACGGTGGCATTACTTCAGGAAAATTGAATGTCGATAAAAACAGAAATACGACCGCCGTTTATAGCCAATGGAACGGTGTTCTCGGCAAATTTCGCATTATTCCAAGTATAAGATATGATTACAATTCAGTATATGGTGGCGTTTTTACTCCATCGATTTCTGCGGTCTTTAACATATCTCAATATTTTAAACTTTCAGCAAACGGAGGCAAAGTGTGGAGATCTCCGTCTTTTAACGATTTATACAGCCAGTGGGGAGGAAATCCTAATTTAAAACCCGAAGAAGGAATTTCAGGTGATATAGGCTTTGAATTTACGACAAATAAAATAAGCGCTGCTGTTACCTCATACTATATTGACAGCGATAATTTGATAATATCTAATGCAAATACAAATTATATCCCTGAAAATATAGATAAGGCAAAACAGTACGGAGTTGAATTCGGCGCAGGAGTTATAATTACTAAATGGCTGAACATAAATTTGAATTATACATATCTCAATGCTGAAAACAACTCAAAAGATTATGACGGGAAAATTTTACAGTACAGCCCAAAGCATACAATTAATTCATATTTGAATATTAAACCTCTTAATAATTTAACGCTGTCTGCCGTTGTAAGCTATAAAGATAAATATTATGAAGACAGCGGCAATACCGTTGAAAATAACGGTTTTGCCATACTTGATTTAAATGTACACTACAAAGCAACAGATACATTGTCTTTTTGGATAAAAGGGTTTAACATTGCCAATGCAGATTATCAAATAGTCAATGGTTATCCTATGCCGGGAACAACCGTTTATACGGGAGTTGATTTTAAATTCTGGAAATAAGCAAAAATTGAGCAGCTAGGGAGCCGCCGGGAAGCTGAGAAAAAGTAGGCTATATACACAACTTCATATAGTATATCAATACAAGCAAAGCATAAAATTTTTCTTGTTGCGGTAAGTTTTTCTACTGTTTTTCCAGCTCCCAGCCTCCACTGTTATTGGCCAGATAGGACTTATTCAGCCTTTCCAGCTTGTCAGTTTCTAATTGCCTTTCCATCGAAAAGCTCTATGTGATGGTTTCCTATTTTGGCAAAGTCCGGGTTATGCGTCACCAAGATAATAGTTATGCCGCGCTCTTTGTTTACATCTGTAAGCAGTTTTTTTATTTCTTGGGAACGCTTGCTGTCAAGATTACCGGTGGGTTCATCGGCTATTAAAATTGAAGGGGAATTTATAAGAGCTCTTGCTATTGCCACGCGCTGCATTTCTCCTCCAGAAAGCTGCGAAGGAAGATGATTTTTTCTGTGCGATATACCGAGCATTTTTAAAATTTCATTAAGCCTATTTTCATTGACTTTAAGCTCTTTTTTAAAAACCGCGGGAACCAAAATATTTTCTTTTACTGTTAAAGTTGGTATAAGAAAAAATTTCTGAAAAATGTATCCAAAAAAATTTCTTCTTATAACAGTGAGTTCACTTTCGGAAAGCTCTAAATTTTCTTTAAATATCTGTGTTCCATCTATTTTTAAAGAGCCCGAAGTCGGATTGTCCAGACAGCCTACAATATTTACAAGCGTTGTTTTGCCTGAACCTGATTGGCCGGTTATGGAAACTATATCTCCTTTTTTTACCGTGAAACTTATATCGTTTAAAGCACATACTTTTTCAGAACCTCTAGCATATATTTTTGTCAAATTTGCCGCTTCAATTATATTCTGCATGAATCCTCCGTTTCAATCATTTTGTCTTATAGCGTCAAGCGGTCTTATGTTTGCAGCTCTTAAAGCCGGATAAATTCCTCCTATGATTCCTACCAAAGCTATTGCGCCCAGAGACAACAAAGCAATATTTATGTTTATTTCTATCAAATTTCCGTTAGGCGTAAAAGGTAAAAAATAACGTATTACGAGCTCTGAAACGTTTGAGAAAAGCCCAGAAAATATGGTTCCTATTATTGCTCCGACAGAACATAAAAGCGCGGTTTCTATGAGAACCATAACGAATATGTCTTTCGGGAGAGCGCCCATACTTTTCAAAATGCCTATCTCCTGATACCTTTCAAATACGGACATCAAAACCGTGTTTAAAACGCCGAACATCGCTATTATGAACGCTATAAAAGCTATGGACAAAACTATGGATTTAGCGCTTGTTACAAGGCTCATTATCGTATTTTTTACTTGTGCCATAGAAACTACCTGAACATCAGGCAAACTGTAAAGTTTTTCTTCGAAAGCATTTGCGTCAGCACCGCGTTTAAGCTGTATGCCGAGCATTGTAAGTTGTCCTTTTTTGTCAAACGCTTCCTGTACGGTTTTAAGCGGAAGAAAAATCATTCCGTCGTCTTGCGTGCCGGTACGCTTTAAAATACCCACGACTTTATATTCTTCTTCTCTTCCCGCCAAAAGCATTGAGTCGCCGATTTCGCGCTGTTCGAGTTCTGCTGCTTCAAAGCCGAGAACGACTTCATTTTTAGCCTCTGATGAAAACCATTTTCCTTGATTAAACTGTAAATAGGGTTTCATAGCGGGATAGGTAATGGGATCTATTCCAAGATATACGATAGTGCCGCCATTTTCGCCTTTATTGGCGTCAAATTCGGCATGCATAAGCATAGGCGTGGTTTGGCTTACTTCTTCATTTTTATAGACGTCTTTGACAATATCTTGTGGCATATATCTCAAACCGGTTCCTCCTTTAAGCATAAGCGTAGCAGCTTCGTAAGGGCATCCTTTTGCAGTTAAAACTACTTGAAAACCCATACCTTCTATGTCATTGTTTAAAGAAGTTTCATATCCTTTATTGAATCCAAGCAGCGTTACCAAAACCCATGTAGAAAGTGTTATTCCGATAACGGTAAAAGCTGTACGAAGTTTCCTGCGCAAAAGATTTTTGTAAGAAATCTGAAAAATGTTCATGAAGTTTTCTCCTTTTTAAAAGCTGAGAAGTTGAGTAACGTCGAATGGCACAGACAGCTTTCTATTTTACGACATTGCATTAAATAAAAAAACTGCCGTCCACTAGAAACTGCTTATTTTCTGGATGCTAAAAATATATTTACAAGTATCAAATTCTTTTTTACTGCTCTAAGCGTTGCGGGAAAATCTACTGTATCTTCGGGATCAGGATTTTTTATGGTGGCTGCCTTAGGATTTGAGGTTTCTGTGGTTTTTGGATTGTAGTCCTGAAAATCCAATAGATTTAAACCGATAAATTGTTTTGCGAATTCTTTGGAACGGAGTTCTTTTGCTTTTTTTGAAGTAAGTTTCTGAAAATAAAAATTCTTAATATTTTCTTTTTCATCATAGACAAGAAATACCTGCAGCCCGCCGTATCGGCCTTTTTGGTTTATCCCGTGTATATAGCCGATAATTTCTTCTCCTTTATATATTGTATATAAAGTGTAGGGGACGTCTATTGTTTCATATAATCCTTGAAAAGAATCGCCGAGTTTTTGTTCCACTTCTTTTAGAAGCGTTTCGCCGCCTAATTTATCTATCGAAAAATATGCGGTTTTATAGCCGCTTGACGATGGGAAAAAACGTTTAACGTCACGATCTGGGTCATTTAGGTCGCAGCCTACGGCTGCCCATGACGCTGCAGACAAAACTGCTGAAAACATTAAAGACAAAATGAATTTTTTCATTTAACATCTCCGCTGCTGTATTAAATTAAGAAATAATAATAAAACTGTGCAGCTATTTTGTTGTCATTCATTTCGCGCTGCCAGCTGTATGCCAGCCTTGTTGTAATATCCGAATTTATTTTATAATTGATGGCGGCGTCTATGTAATGATTGTCAAAATCTGCACGACGCGTGTACACATATTGCCATTCAAGTTTCAATTTATTTTCTTCGAGAAAATTCAAACTTAATCGGTATAGTCCGGCACAAGCCATATCATCTGTAATTTTTCCGACGTTGACTTGAGCTTTATGTTCAAAATTATTGTGATTATAAGCGAAATCGGTGGCTGCAAGCCCGATTTCTGAAGTTTCTTCGCTCATTATCGTATAGCCCATAGTTTCAAGAATGTTTCCCGCCATGACTGATAAACCTAGAGTGTAGTTGTCATAACTGAGTACGCCTTTTGATATTCTTGAAGTTGCAAGCCAATTATTTTTAAATCTCAATGCCATTGCCGTTCCAGATGTTAATGCAAACTGTACGTTTCCATTATCGGTATCTTTTGAAAATACTATGCCCCAGTCTCTGTCATATCCGAAACCGTACATTTGAAGCGGCTGAATCAGTTCTCCATGTGTGTCCCAATACGATTCAAGACCAAAAGCGACGCGGTTGTGTCCAAGCGAAATGTCTCCTATGGAAGTTTTTACTTTCAAGTAAGCATTATAAATTTGAAGCTGCGCTTTTTCTTCGCTGTCATCGTAGGCCACTCTCAACTGTAAGGCTGCGGTAAGAATATCTCTTGTCTTTGAGGAAAATTTTTTTATTAAATCAAAACCTATGGAATTTTTCTGCATAGTGTCTTTCTCATGGCCAGAACGATATATCATTTTATTGTCCATAGAAGAATATCCAGCGATGGACTGAACTTCGCCAAAAAATAAACTGCTTTCTGCATAAATATAAGAAGAAAAAATAAGAAACGAGGATAAGATTAAAACAAAAATTTTTATGAAGGCTTGTTTTCTCATATATTAATGTGAATGGCTCCAGCAAAAATATCTTTGTCGTCTTCTATAAACACAAGCAATATTTCC
The Candidatus Endomicrobium procryptotermitis DNA segment above includes these coding regions:
- a CDS encoding ABC transporter permease, whose translation is MNIFQISYKNLLRRKLRTAFTVIGITLSTWVLVTLLGFNKGYETSLNNDIEGMGFQVVLTAKGCPYEAATLMLKGGTGLRYMPQDIVKDVYKNEEVSQTTPMLMHAEFDANKGENGGTIVYLGIDPITYPAMKPYLQFNQGKWFSSEAKNEVVLGFEAAELEQREIGDSMLLAGREEEYKVVGILKRTGTQDDGMIFLPLKTVQEAFDKKGQLTMLGIQLKRGADANAFEEKLYSLPDVQVVSMAQVKNTIMSLVTSAKSIVLSIAFIAFIIAMFGVLNTVLMSVFERYQEIGILKSMGALPKDIFVMVLIETALLCSVGAIIGTIFSGLFSNVSELVIRYFLPFTPNGNLIEININIALLSLGAIALVGIIGGIYPALRAANIRPLDAIRQND
- a CDS encoding ABC transporter ATP-binding protein, whose translation is MIEIKNITAGYSSKKILKNINCIVEKGSFSGIIGRNGAGKSTLLKVLCGQLKPFYGEVFLNGKDVYSISKKVLSKAISFMPQSVDMNFPFTVKEFVMFGRYPYMNIFKIPSQKDYAVVNKVLKFTNIETFSERYVDELSGGEKQKVLIAQTIVQETDIMVFDEPASHLDMGNQADILCLLKMLNKKYGKTIVITLHDLNAAGEFCDNLILMEDGNIRNSGTVQKVLNYKDIEEVYKTTVVVKTNPMSGKPYVIPVSKNEQ
- a CDS encoding ABC transporter ATP-binding protein, translated to MQNIIEAANLTKIYARGSEKVCALNDISFTVKKGDIVSITGQSGSGKTTLVNIVGCLDNPTSGSLKIDGTQIFKENLELSESELTVIRRNFFGYIFQKFFLIPTLTVKENILVPAVFKKELKVNENRLNEILKMLGISHRKNHLPSQLSGGEMQRVAIARALINSPSILIADEPTGNLDSKRSQEIKKLLTDVNKERGITIILVTHNPDFAKIGNHHIELFDGKAIRN
- a CDS encoding TonB-dependent receptor; translation: MKRILLVLLSLVFVSNAVLAQEEIFLTLTKTPTNLAELPTNVTVITHEEIESKHVETLGELLAQEMGVFYKTNGTAGDMPTIFMRGAANSARTLVLIDGRRVNDGSSGAANFTAISTLMIERIEIIRGAGSAVYGTGAFGGVINIITKTAKAKSPDANVGFSYGSDKTLNPYTAVQYYNDKAAVLLAGSAYQTEGYRKNSDYKGTNLLFNGALNLTDKQSISLSANSYDSDFGYPGSTIWLDPGRRKDHNEYIKADYNLNFDDKKLRLSIYHSDSSSYNDSTNLQDYGLGLIDYGDHSKTFNKTEGVQADFIWNSFLFGAESVNELYNTQNTIDGGITSGKLNVDKNRNTTAVYSQWNGVLGKFRIIPSIRYDYNSVYGGVFTPSISAVFNISQYFKLSANGGKVWRSPSFNDLYSQWGGNPNLKPEEGISGDIGFEFTTNKISAAVTSYYIDSDNLIISNANTNYIPENIDKAKQYGVEFGAGVIITKWLNINLNYTYLNAENNSKDYDGKILQYSPKHTINSYLNIKPLNNLTLSAVVSYKDKYYEDSGNTVENNGFAILDLNVHYKATDTLSFWIKGFNIANADYQIVNGYPMPGTTVYTGVDFKFWK
- a CDS encoding iron ABC transporter permease, with the translated sequence MASKRTKMLVFSIMPALAFFVFIFSLKAGTKDISFFDTLKALFGIGEESVLMIVKQIRLPRIMMAMTAGAGLAAGGCVFQGILRNPLADPFTLGISGGAAFGVCASFVAGLASVGWIFIPFSAFAGALLAVLAVYILSMREKFNSNSMILYGVIISYIFSSAVMLLFSLSKTNQVYSAFMWLMGNISMFDERILPFVIIVVLAGTVILCLTGNIINVLTLGGQKANTLGIDTEKMIKIIFLLTSLITASCVSCCGIIGFVGLMMPHIMRKIVGGNHSLLIPASALAGCIFLPLCDTLSRTLLSPVEIPVGVITSIAGGIFFIFLMIRRTRNAL